A genomic window from Streptomyces sp. NBC_00234 includes:
- a CDS encoding DedA family protein, translating to MNTLALGPSWLDPDYLINQFGLIGVLAIVFAESGLLIGFFLPGDSLLFTTGLLVTTGKLTTPLWLVCTLVALAAIIGDQVGYLFGRKVGPALFTRPDSRLFKQENVEKAHEFFEKYGPKSLVLARFVPVVRTFTPIIAGVSRMNYRSFITFNIIGGILWGVGVTVLGAMLGKIDFVHAHIELILILIVLVSVLPIAIEFLRARSKSKKEAARGQDGDGPAAGGSPSSGQRGRHAKR from the coding sequence TTGAATACGCTTGCGCTCGGCCCGAGCTGGCTGGACCCGGACTATCTGATCAACCAGTTCGGCCTGATCGGCGTCCTCGCCATCGTCTTCGCCGAGTCCGGACTGCTGATCGGCTTCTTCCTGCCGGGCGACTCCCTGCTGTTCACCACGGGGCTGCTCGTGACGACGGGGAAGCTGACGACCCCGCTGTGGCTCGTCTGCACCCTGGTCGCGCTGGCCGCGATCATCGGCGACCAGGTGGGCTACCTCTTCGGCCGGAAGGTGGGCCCGGCCCTCTTCACCCGGCCGGACTCCCGCCTCTTCAAGCAGGAGAACGTCGAGAAGGCCCACGAGTTCTTCGAGAAGTACGGCCCGAAGTCCCTGGTGCTGGCCCGCTTCGTTCCCGTGGTGCGTACGTTCACGCCGATCATCGCCGGTGTGAGCCGGATGAACTACCGGTCGTTCATCACGTTCAACATCATCGGCGGGATACTCTGGGGCGTCGGTGTCACCGTGCTCGGAGCCATGCTCGGCAAGATCGACTTCGTGCACGCGCACATCGAACTGATCCTCATCCTGATCGTCCTCGTCTCGGTGCTGCCCATCGCCATCGAGTTCCTGCGCGCCCGCAGCAAGTCGAAGAAGGAAGCCGCGCGCGGCCAGGACGGCGACGGTCCGGCCGCCGGCGGGAGCCCCTCCTCCGGCCAGCGCGGCCGGCACGCCAAGCGCTGA
- a CDS encoding threonine/serine ThrE exporter family protein: protein MVAEQGGPEDQKPQSDEARSAFVPPAGVDQPAAPVEDDHPTSEFALPAGLHTEPSGAPGAGSGAGSGSDTLTSAFVPPRAYSSQHAPPAFTPAHGSPMIRLTKEAPWQDRMRTMLRMPVTERPAPESIQKTDDTGPAVPRVLDLTLRIGELLLAGGEGAEDVEAAMFAVTRSYGLDRCEPTVTFTLLSISHQPSLVDDPVTASRTVRRRGTDYTRLAAVFRLVDDITTEDVEVSLEDAYGRLAEIRRNRHPYPGWVLTAAAGLLAGSASVLVGGGVLVFVVAAAGAMLGDRLAWLCAGRGLPEFYQFLVAAMPPAAMGVLLTLTHSTDIRPSAVITGGLFALLPGRALVAGVQDGLTGYYITAAARLLEVMYFFIGIVTGVLLILYLGVQLGVGLNPEARFVAVDRPVLQILASMALSLCFALLLQQERWTVLMVTLNGGVAWIIYGAMARTGDISPVAATAVAAGLVGLFGQLFSRYRYTSSLPFITAAIGPLLPGSATYFGLLGVAQGELDAGLASLSTAVATALAIAIGVNLGSEISRLFMRVPGAVGGANRRAAKRTRGF from the coding sequence GTGGTGGCGGAACAGGGCGGTCCGGAGGACCAGAAGCCCCAGTCCGACGAGGCACGCAGCGCCTTCGTGCCACCCGCGGGCGTGGACCAGCCCGCCGCGCCCGTCGAGGACGACCATCCGACCTCGGAGTTCGCTCTTCCGGCCGGTCTGCACACCGAGCCCTCGGGGGCTCCTGGCGCGGGCTCCGGAGCAGGTTCCGGTTCGGACACGCTGACGTCCGCCTTCGTACCGCCGCGCGCCTACAGCTCCCAGCACGCACCGCCCGCCTTCACCCCGGCGCACGGCAGCCCGATGATCCGGCTGACCAAGGAAGCGCCCTGGCAGGACCGGATGCGCACCATGCTGCGGATGCCGGTGACCGAGCGGCCGGCGCCCGAGAGCATCCAGAAGACCGACGACACCGGCCCGGCCGTACCCCGTGTGCTCGACCTGACGCTGCGTATCGGGGAGCTGCTGCTCGCGGGCGGCGAGGGCGCCGAGGACGTCGAGGCGGCCATGTTCGCGGTGACGCGTTCGTACGGCCTCGACCGGTGCGAACCGACCGTCACCTTCACGCTGCTGTCCATCTCGCACCAGCCGTCGCTCGTCGACGACCCGGTGACGGCGAGCCGGACCGTACGCCGTCGCGGCACGGACTACACCCGCCTGGCGGCCGTGTTCCGGCTGGTCGACGACATCACGACCGAGGACGTCGAGGTCTCGCTGGAGGACGCGTACGGGCGTCTCGCCGAGATCCGCCGTAACCGGCATCCGTACCCCGGCTGGGTGCTCACGGCCGCCGCCGGTCTGCTGGCGGGTTCGGCCTCGGTGCTGGTCGGCGGTGGCGTGCTGGTCTTCGTGGTGGCGGCGGCCGGCGCCATGCTCGGCGACCGGCTGGCCTGGCTCTGCGCGGGGCGCGGGCTGCCGGAGTTCTACCAGTTCCTGGTGGCCGCGATGCCGCCCGCGGCCATGGGCGTCCTGCTGACGCTGACGCACTCCACGGACATCCGCCCGTCCGCGGTGATCACCGGTGGGCTGTTCGCGCTGCTGCCGGGGCGGGCCCTGGTGGCCGGTGTGCAGGACGGCCTGACCGGCTACTACATCACCGCCGCCGCCCGGCTCCTGGAAGTCATGTACTTCTTCATCGGCATCGTGACAGGAGTGCTGCTGATCCTCTATCTGGGGGTGCAGCTGGGGGTCGGACTGAACCCGGAGGCGCGCTTCGTGGCCGTCGACCGGCCGGTGCTCCAGATCCTGGCGTCGATGGCGCTGAGCCTGTGCTTCGCGCTGCTGCTCCAGCAGGAGCGCTGGACCGTCCTCATGGTCACCCTCAACGGGGGCGTGGCCTGGATCATCTACGGGGCCATGGCCCGCACGGGCGACATCTCACCGGTCGCGGCGACGGCGGTGGCGGCCGGGCTCGTGGGGCTCTTCGGCCAGCTGTTCTCGCGCTACCGGTACACCTCGTCGCTGCCGTTCATCACGGCGGCGATCGGACCGCTGCTGCCCGGTTCCGCGACGTACTTCGGGCTGCTGGGCGTGGCCCAGGGGGAGCTGGACGCGGGGCTCGCCTCCCTGTCCACCGCGGTCGCGACGGCGCTGGCCATCGCGATCGGGGTGAACCTGGGAAGCGAGATCTCGCGGCTGTTCATGCGAGTGCCAGGGGCCGTCGGCGGGGCGAACCGCCGTGCGGCCAAGCGGACCCGCGGCTTCTGA
- a CDS encoding MerR family transcriptional regulator: MSHSVGQVAGFAGVTVRTLHHYDGIGLLSPSGRSHAGHRRYDDGDLDRLQQILFYRELGFPLDGIAVLLDDPEADPQEHLRRQHQLLSSRIAELRKMAAAVETAMEAKKMGINLTPEEKFEVFGGKDPEAYAEESERRWGGTETYAESQRRVARYTKDDWKRMQAEVAEWGERYDALMEAGEPATGERAMDLAEAHRQHITTWFYECTLTIHRGLGEMYVSDPQFRAYYESMRPGLAEHLRDAIDANAERRA, translated from the coding sequence GTGAGCCACTCCGTGGGCCAGGTCGCCGGATTCGCCGGAGTCACGGTGCGCACGCTGCACCACTACGACGGAATCGGCCTGCTGTCGCCCAGTGGGCGCAGCCACGCCGGTCACCGCCGTTACGACGATGGGGACCTCGACCGGCTGCAGCAGATCCTCTTCTACCGCGAGCTCGGCTTTCCGCTCGACGGCATCGCGGTCCTGCTCGACGACCCGGAAGCGGACCCGCAGGAACACCTGCGCCGCCAGCACCAGTTGCTGTCCAGCCGGATCGCCGAACTGCGGAAGATGGCCGCCGCCGTCGAAACAGCCATGGAGGCGAAGAAGATGGGCATCAACCTCACACCCGAGGAGAAGTTCGAGGTCTTCGGGGGCAAGGACCCGGAGGCGTACGCGGAGGAGTCCGAGCGCCGCTGGGGCGGCACCGAGACCTACGCCGAGTCGCAGCGCAGGGTCGCCCGCTACACCAAGGACGACTGGAAGCGGATGCAGGCGGAGGTCGCCGAGTGGGGCGAGCGCTACGACGCCCTGATGGAGGCGGGCGAGCCGGCCACCGGTGAACGCGCGATGGATCTGGCCGAGGCCCACCGGCAGCACATCACCACATGGTTCTACGAGTGCACGCTCACGATCCACCGGGGGCTGGGCGAGATGTACGTCTCGGACCCGCAGTTCCGCGCCTACTACGAGTCGATGCGGCCGGGCCTGGCCGAGCACCTGCGGGACGCTATCGACGCCAACGCCGAGCGCCGGGCGTAA
- a CDS encoding glutamate decarboxylase — MPLHKGAHGHEDEPPEELRRLALNPFFGEADPAAGMTSAPPRHRLPDGPMPPSTAHGLVRDELMLDGNARLNLATFVTTWMEPQAGVLMGECRDKNMIDKDEYPRTAELERRCVSMLADLWHAPDPAAAVGCSTTGSSEACMLAGMALKRRWAARNADRYPATARPNLVMGVNVQVCWEKFCNFWEVEARQVPMEGGRFHLDPQAAAELCDENTIGVVGILGSTFDGSYEPIAELCAALDTLQEHTGLNIPVHVDGASGAMVAPFLDEDLVWDFRLPRVSSINTSGHKYGLVYPGVGWALWRTAAELPEELVFRVNYLGGDMPTFALNFSRPGAQVVAQYYTFLRLGREGYRAVQQASRDVARGLALKIESLGDFQLLTRGDELPVFAFTTAQDVKAYDVFDVSRRLRERGWLVPAYTFPAHREDLAVLRVVCRNGFSSDLADLLVNDLRSLLPELRAQRHPLSHDHGVPTAFHH, encoded by the coding sequence ATGCCGCTTCACAAAGGTGCCCACGGGCACGAGGACGAACCCCCCGAGGAGCTGCGCAGGCTGGCCCTCAACCCGTTCTTCGGCGAAGCCGATCCGGCTGCCGGGATGACCTCGGCGCCACCCAGGCACCGGCTGCCTGACGGGCCGATGCCGCCGTCGACCGCGCACGGCCTGGTGCGCGACGAGCTGATGCTCGACGGCAACGCCCGGCTGAACCTCGCCACCTTCGTCACCACCTGGATGGAACCCCAGGCCGGCGTGCTGATGGGTGAGTGCCGCGACAAGAACATGATCGACAAGGACGAGTACCCGCGCACGGCCGAGCTGGAGCGACGCTGCGTGTCGATGCTCGCTGACCTGTGGCACGCGCCCGACCCGGCCGCCGCCGTGGGCTGTTCGACCACGGGGTCCAGCGAGGCGTGCATGCTCGCCGGGATGGCGCTGAAGCGGCGCTGGGCGGCGCGGAACGCCGACCGCTACCCGGCGACCGCCCGGCCCAATCTGGTGATGGGCGTCAACGTGCAGGTCTGCTGGGAGAAGTTCTGCAACTTCTGGGAGGTCGAGGCCCGGCAGGTCCCGATGGAGGGCGGTCGCTTCCATCTCGACCCGCAGGCCGCCGCCGAGCTCTGCGACGAGAACACGATCGGGGTGGTCGGGATCCTCGGCTCCACGTTCGACGGTTCGTACGAGCCGATCGCGGAGCTGTGTGCGGCGCTGGACACCCTCCAGGAGCACACCGGCCTGAACATCCCCGTCCATGTGGACGGGGCGTCCGGGGCGATGGTGGCGCCGTTCCTCGACGAGGACCTGGTGTGGGACTTCCGGCTTCCCCGCGTCTCGTCGATCAACACCTCCGGGCACAAGTACGGCCTCGTCTACCCCGGGGTGGGCTGGGCGCTGTGGCGCACGGCCGCGGAACTGCCCGAGGAGCTGGTCTTCCGGGTGAACTACCTGGGCGGCGACATGCCGACGTTCGCCCTGAACTTCTCCCGGCCCGGCGCGCAGGTGGTGGCGCAGTACTACACGTTCCTGCGGCTGGGGCGGGAGGGCTACCGGGCGGTGCAGCAGGCGTCGCGGGATGTGGCACGCGGGCTGGCCCTCAAGATCGAGAGCCTGGGCGACTTCCAACTCCTCACCCGCGGCGACGAATTGCCGGTGTTCGCGTTCACGACGGCGCAGGACGTGAAGGCGTACGACGTCTTCGACGTGTCGCGGCGGCTCCGGGAGCGGGGGTGGCTGGTGCCGGCGTACACCTTCCCGGCCCACCGGGAGGATCTGGCCGTGCTGCGGGTGGTGTGCCGCAACGGGTTCTCCTCGGACCTCGCGGATCTGCTGGTGAACGACCTCCGGTCGCTGCTGCCCGAACTTCGGGCCCAGCGGCATCCGTTGAGCCATGACCACGGCGTGCCCACGGCGTTCCACCACTGA
- a CDS encoding YbjQ family protein, whose product MGIEDYGGGQTAQADVLIVTTNDVPGHQVTQVIGEVFGLTVRSRHLGSQIGAGLKSMIGGELKGLTKTLVETRNQAMERLVEQARSRGANAVLMMRFDVSEAADVGTEVCAYGTAAVISKL is encoded by the coding sequence ATGGGCATTGAGGACTACGGCGGCGGACAGACGGCTCAGGCCGATGTGCTCATCGTCACCACGAACGACGTTCCCGGCCACCAGGTGACCCAGGTGATCGGAGAGGTATTCGGTCTCACCGTGCGCTCGCGGCATCTGGGCAGCCAGATCGGCGCCGGACTGAAGTCGATGATCGGCGGCGAGCTGAAGGGGCTGACCAAGACCCTGGTCGAGACCCGCAACCAGGCGATGGAGCGGCTCGTCGAGCAGGCCAGGTCGCGGGGCGCCAACGCGGTGCTGATGATGCGGTTCGACGTGAGCGAGGCCGCCGACGTGGGTACGGAGGTCTGCGCGTACGGGACGGCGGCGGTGATCAGCAAGCTGTGA
- a CDS encoding ion channel protein produces MAPESPSPAPPAPAPARRLLAALVPALAVGVASALVLLGISLLADQLEDVLWDTIPDALGIGGFSSLWMIVVLTVTGLAVGLVVRTVHGHAGPDPSTTGLVDTPMAPGVIPGLLVVTVLSLAGGVSLGPENPITATNIALAFWLGRRVLPGVPGEMWLFLAAAGTIGALFGTPVAAALILSEALAERPGSGALWDRLFAPLASGAAGALTMTLTAHPSFDLSLPAFTKPSWGDLASSVVIASVAALLGLAAVYAFPVAHRLFRALKHPVLAMTLGGLALGLLGALGGHLTLFKGLEQVKELAADPGKWTAGEFAVMAVVKLAALVIAATCGFRGGRIFPAIFVGVSLGLCTHALVDSVPPAVAVSCAVLGILLAVTRQGWLSLFTAAVLVSDAAVLPLLCIASLPAWLLVTGRAQMQLHEDGTPLK; encoded by the coding sequence ATGGCCCCTGAATCACCTTCCCCCGCGCCCCCCGCGCCCGCGCCGGCCCGTCGGCTGCTGGCGGCCCTCGTGCCCGCCCTCGCCGTGGGAGTGGCCTCCGCACTCGTACTCCTCGGCATCAGCCTGCTCGCGGACCAGCTCGAGGACGTGCTGTGGGACACCATCCCCGACGCGCTCGGCATCGGCGGGTTCTCTTCGCTGTGGATGATCGTCGTGCTCACCGTGACCGGCCTCGCGGTCGGCCTGGTCGTCCGCACCGTCCACGGGCACGCCGGTCCCGACCCGTCCACCACCGGCCTGGTGGACACCCCGATGGCGCCCGGCGTGATCCCCGGCCTGCTGGTGGTGACCGTACTGTCGCTGGCGGGCGGGGTGAGTCTCGGGCCCGAGAACCCGATCACGGCCACGAACATCGCGCTGGCCTTCTGGCTCGGCCGCCGTGTGCTGCCCGGGGTGCCCGGGGAGATGTGGCTCTTCCTCGCGGCGGCCGGCACCATCGGCGCCCTGTTCGGCACACCGGTGGCAGCGGCGCTGATCCTCTCCGAGGCCCTCGCCGAGCGCCCGGGGTCCGGGGCGCTCTGGGACCGACTCTTCGCCCCGCTCGCCTCGGGGGCCGCGGGTGCGCTCACCATGACCCTGACGGCCCATCCGAGCTTCGACCTCTCGCTGCCCGCATTCACGAAGCCGAGCTGGGGCGACCTGGCCTCCTCGGTCGTCATCGCCTCCGTGGCGGCCCTGCTCGGACTGGCGGCCGTGTACGCGTTCCCGGTCGCCCACCGGCTGTTCCGGGCGCTGAAGCATCCGGTGCTCGCGATGACGCTGGGCGGACTGGCGCTCGGCCTCCTGGGTGCGCTGGGTGGCCATCTCACGCTCTTCAAGGGGCTCGAGCAGGTGAAGGAGCTCGCCGCCGACCCGGGCAAGTGGACGGCCGGGGAGTTCGCCGTCATGGCGGTGGTGAAGTTGGCGGCCCTGGTCATCGCGGCGACCTGCGGATTCCGGGGCGGGCGCATCTTCCCCGCCATCTTCGTCGGCGTCTCGCTCGGGCTCTGCACGCACGCCCTGGTCGATTCCGTACCGCCCGCGGTGGCCGTGTCCTGCGCGGTGCTGGGCATCCTGCTGGCCGTGACCCGTCAGGGCTGGCTGAGCCTGTTCACCGCCGCCGTCCTGGTCAGCGACGCGGCGGTACTGCCCCTGCTCTGCATCGCCTCGCTGCCGGCCTGGCTGCTGGTGACCGGGCGGGCGCAGATGCAGCTGCACGAGGACGGCACGCCGCTGAAGTGA
- the dacB gene encoding D-alanyl-D-alanine carboxypeptidase/D-alanyl-D-alanine endopeptidase produces MAEPVEEPSIRPLNMWDRLKDPENRKRLYGSKSRQLVAGSAVLGLVVATGAVIAAGPWDSGQRKAERDRVVARERTGGAHHERPAPAAPRPAPSAPAVLGALGGPVVRTAPKDAADLAAALGPLLNGPALGTRPTGAVIDTATGKQLYGQGTRTPMTPASTVKIATTVAALRALGPDHRIATTVRASADSRTLTLVGGGDPTLDKAALRRLADDAADALREQEISTVELTYDTSRYTGPPLHPIGPNENVAPVSALMIDEGRLDGSTHGPAPRTADPAGDAARVFAGLLDEAGIATEAAPARHRAPAKSRTVATHRSKPMSQLVERALTNSDNDIAEALVRETALATGERPDFAGGRRAVTAQLKKLGLPVDGANLADGSGLDRNDRVTAALLAGLLARAADPGHPELRPVLTGLPVAGFSGTLKGRYTGTSHGTGLIRAKTGTLTGVNTLAGTVVDTRGRLLAFAFLATGTTSPSEAQSSLDTLATALVDGPR; encoded by the coding sequence GTGGCCGAGCCGGTGGAAGAACCGTCGATCCGTCCGTTGAACATGTGGGACAGGCTGAAAGACCCGGAGAACCGTAAGCGGCTGTACGGGTCGAAGAGCCGGCAGCTCGTCGCAGGCTCCGCGGTGCTCGGCCTGGTCGTCGCCACCGGCGCCGTCATCGCCGCCGGTCCCTGGGACTCCGGTCAGCGTAAGGCCGAGCGGGACCGGGTGGTCGCCCGGGAACGTACAGGTGGCGCACATCACGAGCGTCCGGCGCCCGCGGCGCCGCGGCCCGCGCCCAGCGCCCCGGCCGTGCTCGGCGCACTGGGCGGCCCCGTCGTCCGGACGGCGCCGAAGGACGCCGCCGATCTCGCCGCCGCCCTCGGCCCCCTGCTGAACGGCCCCGCCCTCGGCACCCGCCCCACCGGCGCCGTCATCGACACGGCCACCGGGAAGCAGTTGTACGGGCAGGGCACCAGGACCCCGATGACCCCCGCGTCCACGGTGAAGATCGCCACCACGGTCGCCGCACTCCGCGCCCTCGGCCCGGACCACCGCATCGCCACGACGGTCCGGGCGTCGGCGGACTCGCGGACGCTCACGCTCGTCGGCGGAGGCGATCCCACCCTCGACAAGGCCGCCCTCCGCCGCCTCGCCGACGACGCGGCGGACGCCCTGCGGGAGCAGGAGATCAGCACCGTCGAGCTCACCTACGACACCTCCCGCTACACCGGCCCCCCGCTCCACCCCATCGGCCCCAACGAGAACGTCGCCCCCGTCAGCGCCCTCATGATCGACGAAGGCCGGCTGGACGGCAGCACCCACGGGCCCGCCCCGCGCACCGCCGACCCGGCCGGGGACGCCGCGCGCGTCTTCGCCGGGCTGCTCGACGAGGCCGGGATCGCCACCGAGGCCGCGCCCGCCCGCCACCGGGCCCCCGCCAAGTCCCGTACGGTCGCGACCCACCGCTCGAAGCCGATGTCCCAGCTCGTCGAACGGGCCCTGACCAACAGCGACAACGACATCGCCGAGGCCCTCGTCCGCGAGACGGCGCTGGCGACGGGCGAACGGCCCGACTTCGCGGGCGGCCGACGGGCCGTCACCGCACAGCTGAAGAAGCTGGGTCTGCCGGTGGACGGCGCGAACCTTGCCGACGGAAGCGGCCTCGACCGGAACGACCGGGTGACCGCGGCCCTGCTCGCCGGCCTCCTGGCCCGCGCCGCCGACCCCGGACACCCGGAACTCCGCCCCGTCCTCACCGGCCTCCCGGTCGCCGGATTCAGCGGCACCCTCAAGGGCCGCTACACCGGGACGTCCCACGGCACCGGCCTGATCCGGGCCAAGACCGGCACCCTCACCGGAGTGAACACCCTCGCCGGAACCGTCGTCGACACGCGGGGCCGCCTCCTTGCGTTCGCCTTCCTCGCCACCGGCACGACATCTCCGTCCGAGGCCCAGTCCTCGCTCGACACCCTGGCCACCGCTCTCGTCGACGGCCCGCGATGA
- a CDS encoding inorganic diphosphatase encodes MEFDVVIEIPKGSRNKYEVDHETGRIRLDRRLFTSTSYPADYGFVENTLGEDGDPLDALVILEEPTFPGCLIKCRAIGMFRMTDEAGGDDKLLCVPASDPRVEHLRDIHHVSEFDRLEIQHFFEVYKDLEPGKSVEGADWVGRTEAEAEIEASYKRLEAQGGAH; translated from the coding sequence GTGGAGTTCGACGTCGTTATCGAGATCCCTAAGGGTTCGCGGAACAAGTACGAGGTGGACCACGAGACCGGCCGGATCCGCCTGGACCGTCGACTCTTCACCTCGACCAGCTACCCGGCCGACTACGGCTTCGTCGAGAACACCCTCGGCGAGGACGGCGACCCGCTGGACGCGCTGGTCATCCTGGAGGAGCCGACCTTCCCCGGTTGCCTCATCAAGTGCCGCGCCATCGGCATGTTCCGGATGACGGACGAGGCCGGCGGCGACGACAAGCTGCTGTGCGTCCCGGCCTCCGACCCCCGGGTGGAGCACCTGCGCGACATCCACCACGTGTCGGAGTTCGACCGCCTGGAGATCCAGCACTTCTTCGAGGTCTACAAGGACCTGGAGCCCGGCAAGTCCGTCGAGGGCGCCGACTGGGTCGGCCGTACCGAGGCGGAGGCCGAGATCGAGGCGTCCTACAAGCGCCTTGAGGCGCAGGGCGGCGCGCACTGA